Proteins from a genomic interval of Rosa chinensis cultivar Old Blush chromosome 2, RchiOBHm-V2, whole genome shotgun sequence:
- the LOC112185570 gene encoding corepressor interacting with RBPJ 1, with the protein MGKNQAYKAMQRARLGSSSAGPDEVEDGMVDGSFHSPEWHAARLASLKTSHTITWEEYKKKQKEDELRKGELEKDTDRMMREYRAQLDAERARKLANGRNHSSSKSDRKKDKKDKDLKKRSSSSSSRKRKHSRRRSSESSSSTSSSDSSSSEEDDRESRRSKSRSKRTKKEKKHRSRTKHSSSDDDEADGPVPLSRFFGSVKS; encoded by the exons ATGGGCAAGAATCAAGCTTACAAAGCTATGCAGAGAGCCAGGCTGGGATCCAGCTCCGCTGGCCCCGATGAGGTCGAAGACGGCATG GTGGATGGTTCATTTCATTCACCAGAGTGGCATGCTGCTCGTTTGGCTAGCCTTAAAACTTCTCATACAATTACCTGGGAGGAGTataaaaagaagcaaaag GAAGATGAACTGAGAAAAGGGGAACTGGAAAAAGATACCGATAGAATGATGAGAGAATACAGGGCTCAACTGGATGCCGAAAGGGCTCGCAAGCTTGCCAATGGAAGAAACCACTCTAGTAGCAAGTCTGATCGCAAAAAAG ATAAGAAGGATAAAGATTTAAAGAAacgcagcagcagcagcagcagcagaaaGAGAAAG CATTCAAGAAGGAGATCCTCAGAGTCTAGCTCCTCGACTTCATCGTCAGATTCTTCCAGTAGTGAAGAAGATGACAGAGAATCAAGAAGATCCAAGTCCAGGTCTAAgagaacaaaaaaggaaaagaagcacAGGTCAAGAACCAAGCACTCTAGCAGTGATGATGACGAGGCTGATGGCCCTGTTCCACTTTCCCGATTCTTTGGAAGTGTCAAGAGCTAG
- the LOC112185569 gene encoding mitogen-activated protein kinase homolog MMK1: MEVGGGGGGAQSADTVMSEAGPTQQPPAPHHQMGAEAIPATLSHGGRFIQYNIFGNIFEVTAKYKPPIMPIGKGAYGIVCSALNSDTSEHVAIKKIANAFDNKIDAKRTLREIKLLRHMDHENVVAIRDIIPPPQRTVFNDVYIAYELMDTDLHQIIRSNQALSEEHCQYFLYQILRGLKYIHSANVLHRDLKPSNLLLNANCDLKICDFGLARVTSETDFMTEYVVTRWYRAPELLLNSSDYTAAIDVWSVGCIFMELMDRKPLFPGRDHVHQLRLLMELIGTPSEAELGFLNENAKRYIRQLPLYRRQSFTEKFPQVHPSAIDLVEKMLTFDPTKRITVEDALAHPYLTSLHDISDEPVCMTPFSFDFEQHALSEEQMKELIYREALAFNPEYQQH; this comes from the exons atggaagttggaggaggaggaggaggagctcaATCAGCAGACACGGTGATGTCAGAGGCGGGCCCCACCCAGCAGCCACCGGCACCTCATCATCAGATGGGGGCGGAGGCCATTCCGGCGACGCTGAGCCACGGCGGCAGATTCATCCAGTACAACATCTTCGGCAACATCTTTGAGGTCACCGCCAAGTACAAGCCCCCCATCATGCCCATCGGCAAAGGCGCATACGGCATCGTTTG CTCGGCTTTGAATTCGGATACGAGCGAGCACGTGGCCATAAAGAAGATTGCGAATGCTTTCGACAACAAGATCGATGCCAAGAGGACTCTGAGGGAGATCAAGCTGCTTCGCCATATGGATCATGAAAACGTTGTTGCGATTCGGGACATAATCCCGCCGCCGCAGAGGACTGTGTTTAACGATGTTTACATTGCCTATGAGCTAATGGACACTGACCTCCATCAGATCATTCGATCCAATCAAGCTCTCTCTGAGGAGCATTGTCAG TATTTTTTATACCAGATCCTCCGTGGATTGAAATACATTCATTCCGCAAATGTTCTGCACAGGGACTTAAAGCCTAGCAATCTTCTCCTAAATGCTAACTGTGACTTaaaaatatgtgattttggacTAGCTCGAGTCACCTCAGAGACTGATTTTATGACGGAGTATGTCGTTACACGATGGTACCGTGCACCAGAACTATTGTTAAACTCTTCCGATTACACTGCAGCTATTGATGTATGGTCAGTAGGTTGTATTTTCATGGAATTGATGGATCGAAAGCCATTGTTTCCTGGCAGAGATCACGTGCATCAGCTACGTCTGCTTATGGAG CTGATTGGCACCCCATCAGAGGCTGAACTGGGATTTTTAAATGAAAATGCTAAGAGATACATTCGGCAACTTCCTCTCTACCGCCGGCAGTCATTTACTGAGAAGTTTCCTCAAGTACATCCTTCAGCTATTGATCTTGTTGAAAAGATGTTGACATTTGATCCTACAAAGAGAATTACTG TTGAAGACGCACTAGCTCATCCCTACTTAACATCTCTCCACGACATCAGTGATGAACCTGTTTGCATGACTCCCTTCAGCTTTGACTTTGAGCAGCATGCACTGTCTGAGGAACAAATGAAAGAGTTAATCTATCGAGAAGCTCTTGCGTTTAACCCTGAGTACCAGCAGCATTGA